A window of Synchiropus splendidus isolate RoL2022-P1 chromosome 9, RoL_Sspl_1.0, whole genome shotgun sequence contains these coding sequences:
- the hells gene encoding lymphoid-specific helicase, translating to MKRRCSPAETMSCVKEENRSVSPLCPKPDEPEAPLGTATETGPGDDFSVKSENMTSEVVITKEMEEEERHLMEQGEKKEKQMMANARESWERDSRDMRFKRLQHLLQKSNIYSKFLLTKMEQQQMEEKIKKEKAEKSMKTNSSKANDKEKKKRRREDDDYKISDVMSKEELISQAKKAKVEDKGAVQSKKKLDADDIEKMSDSNEDIKNRLSETVRDAAKHLLHPERKVNGQPVPAQQPLLFTGGVMRWYQIEGIEWLRMLWENGINGILADEMGLGKTIQCIAHIAMMIEKKVLGPFLVVAPLSTLPNWINEFRRFTPEVSVLLYHGPQADRTKLLRQLRGPQGPLSMLPVVVTSFEIAMIDRKILQRYKWNYLIVDEGHRIKNLNCRLVRELKMMPTDNKLLLTGTPLQNNLAELWSLLNFLLPEVFDDLKSFESWFDIDTLGEAESVVAAEREQNILSMLHQILTPFLLRRLKSDVTLEVPPKKEIIVYAPLTAKQEAMYTAVVNKTIAKLLGKEKEEAPALLTASGRPKRRNRRHVDYSEDKTETPEDLERYLEKIQKELEQSPAPVRDSEVLPLSQINLKQQNILMLLKRCCNHPYLIEYPLDPATLDFKIDEQLVQSSGKLLILDRLLPELKRRGHKVLIFSQMTSILDILMDYCFLRGYQYSRLDGSMSYADRDENMTKFSKDPEVFLFLLSTRAGGLGINLTVADTVIIFDSDWNPQADLQAQDRCHRIGQTKPVVVYRLVTANTVDQKILERASAKRKLEQMVIHKNKFKGARAELNQGKSCIDLDELMDLLKSRDSEREMKASKGKVISDKDLELLLDRSDLLDKERGRTRKGKVGVFRVVEAEDSSEITLS from the exons ATGAAACGTCGTTGTTCACCTGCAGAGACGATGAGCTG CgtgaaggaggaaaacagaagTGTGTCACCCCTTTGTCCTAAACCCGACGAGCCCGAGGCACCACTAGGCACCGCCACGGAGACTGGACCTGGTGATG ATTTCAGTGTGAAATCCGAGAACATGACCTCTGAAGTGGTCATCACCAAGgaaatggaggaagaggaacgCCACCTGATGGAGCAGGGTgaaaagaaggagaagcagaTGATGGCTAAT GCCCGGGAGTCGTGGGAGAGAGATTCTCGCGACATGCGCTTCAAACGACTGCAGCACCTTCTCCAAAAGAGCAACATCTACTCCAAGTTCCTGCTGACGAAGATGGAGCAACAACAGATGGAG GAGAAAATCAAAAAGGAAAAAGCGGAAAAGAGCATGAAGACG AACAGCAGTAAAGCTAATGATAAAG AGAAAAAGAAGCGGCGTCGGGAAGATGACGACTATAAAATCTCAGATGTCATGTCTAAAGAG GAACTCATCTCTCAGGCAAAGAAGGCCAAAGTGGAGGACAAG ggggcagtgCAGAGCAAGAAGAAACTGGATGCAGACGACATCGAGAAGATGAGCGACTCCAATGAAGACATCAAGAACCGCCTGTCAGAGACAGTGCGGGACGCTGCCAAACATCTGCTGCATCCAGAGCGGAAGGTGAACGGCCAGCCCGTCCCGGCGCAGCAGCCGCTGCTCTTCACCGGCGGGGTCATGCGGTGGTACCAGATAGAGGGCATTGAGTGGCTCAGG ATGCTGTGGGAGAACGGCATCAACGGAATCCTGGCAGATGAGATGGGACTCGGGAAGACCATCCAGTGCATCGCTCACATTGCCATGATGATCGAGAAGAAGGTCCTGGGTCCTTTTCTGGTGGTGGCCCCTCTGTCCACGCTGCCCAACTGGATCAACGAGTTCAGGCGCTTCACTCCCGAG GTTTCAGTGCTGCTTTACCACGGCCCCCAGGCAGACCGAACCAAGCTCCTGAGGCAGCTGCGAGGACCCCAGGGTCCGCTCTCCATGCTTCCTGTTGTGGTGACATCCTTTGAGATCGCCATGATCGACAGAAAAATCCTCCAG CGTTACAAGTGGAACTACCTGATCGTGGATGAAGGTCACCGAATCAAGAACCTGAACTGCCGTCTCGTGCGCGAGCTGAAGATGATGCCCACTGACAACAAGCTGCTGCTGACCGGCACGCCACTGCAGAACAACCTCGCTGAGCTGTGGTCGCTCCTCAACTTCCTCCTGCCTGAGGTGTTCGATGACCTCAAGAG CTTCGAGTCATGGTTTGACATCGACACACTGGGCGAGGCTGAGAGCGTCGTCGCAGCTGAACGGGAACAGAACATCCTCAGCATGTTGCATCAG ATTCTGACTCCGTTTTTACTGAGGAGGCTGAAGTCGGATGTGACACTGGAGGTTCCACCCAAGAAAGAGATCATCGTCTACGCCCCTCTGACAGCCAAACAGGAAGCCATGTACACCGCTGTGGTGAACAAAACCATCGCCAAGTTGCTGGGAAAAGAGAAG GAGGAGGCGCCAGCTTTGTTGACGGCGAGCGGGAGACCAAAACGGCGCAATCGCCGACATGTGGACTACTCGGAAGACAAGACGGAAACACCTGAAGATCTGGAGAGGTACCTGGAGAAGAttcagaaggagctggagcAAAG CCCTGCTCCCGTGAGGGACAGTGAGGTTCTCCCTCTTTCTCAAATCAACTTGAAGCAGCAGAACATCCTCATGCTCCTGAAGCGATGTTGCAATCACCCGTACCTGATAGAGTACCCGCTGGACCCCGCCACTCTGGACTTCAAG ATCGACGAGCAGCTGGTGCAGAGCTCTGGAAaacttctcatcctggacaggCTGCTGCCCGAGCTCAAGAGGAGGGGCCACAAG GTTCTCATCTTCAGTCAGATGACGTCCATCCTAGACATCCTGATGGACTACTGCTTCCTGCGAGGCTACCAGTACAGCAGACTGGATGGCAGCATGTCCTACGCCGACAGAGACGAGAAC ATGACCAAGTTTTCCAAGGACCCTGAGGTGTTCCTCTTCCTGCTCAGCACCCGGGCCGGCGGTCTGGGGATCAACCTGACGGTGGCCGACACCGTCATCATCTTCGACAGTGACTGG AACCCTCAGGCTGACCTGCAAGCTCAGGATCGCTGTCACCGCATCGGCCAGACCAAGCCTGTGGTGGTGTATCGCCTGGTCACGGCCAACACCGTGGACCAGAAGATTCTAGAAAGGGCGTCTGCCAAGAGGAAGCTGGAGCAGATGGTCATACACAAGA ATAAGTTCAAGGGAGCCAGAGCGGAACTGAACCAAGGTAAGAGCTGCATCGACCTGGACGAGCTCATGGACCTGCTGAAGTCTCGAGATTCTGAGAG GGAGATGAAGGCCTCCAAGGGCAAAGTGATCAGCGACAAGGACCTGGAGCTGTTACTGGACCGCAGTGACTTGCTGG ACAAAGAGCGGGGGAGGACCAGGAAAGGCAAAGTTGGTGTCTTCAGAGTGGTGGAAGCTGAGGACTCTTCAGAGATCACGCTGAGCTGA